In Mytilus edulis chromosome 4, xbMytEdul2.2, whole genome shotgun sequence, the following proteins share a genomic window:
- the LOC139519248 gene encoding uncharacterized protein encodes MRKVMDSYARLCKIINLMSLEYYILSAVVFTSSFCSLHIHDENSTAPYFEARDDNVAFRIGETATLLCAVANLNTRFVYWRRTSESHPLIIGDFVYSPDQRHSIKRVARKNEWNLVIRDLQADDAGVYECAISTKEKDIRRLVILRVNDKISIKPQIIMSGKGFVSKGQKIVLTCNITGGDHYTPDGVDWFINGHKVDHRTMPRMRIYNKVDNQLKTFYSTLEIRRSLMDDKGMYVCRGPYSKTSSISLHVLDEQKSSVDKRDFANDSAISRYSFQWKHHCCVFLFSLSATLTSHIWLTIR; translated from the exons ATGAGAAAAGTGATGGATTCCTATGCAAGGTTATGTAAGATCATAAATTTGATGTCATTGGAATATTATATTTTATCAGCAGTTGTGTTTACGTCATCATTTTGCT CTTTACACATACATGATGAAAATTCAACTGCTCCTTATTTTGAAGCACGGGATGACAATGTAGCATTTCGCATTGGTGAAACAGCAACTTTATTATGTGCAGTGGCTAATCTAAATACTAGATTT GTTTATTGGAGACGTACATCTGAGTCTCATCCTTTGATAATAGGAGATTTTGTATATAGTCCTGACCAGCGACATTCCATAAAACGTGTAGCAAGAAAAAATGAATGGAATCTAGTTATCAGAGATCTACAAGCTGATGATGCGGGAGTATATGAATGTGCAATTAgtacaaaagaaaaagatatcAGAAGACTGGTAATCCTGCGAGTAAATG ATAAGATTAGCATTAAACCTC AAATTATTATGTCTGGAAAAGGCTTTGTTAGTAAAGGCCAGAAAATTGTACTGACTTGTAATATAACTGGTGGAGATCATTATACTCCGGATGGAGTCGACTGGTTTATTAATGGACATAAAGTTGATCATCGAACCATGCCCCGCATGAGAATATACAACAAGGTTGACAATCAGCTTAAAACATTTTATAGTACTTTAGAAATAAGACGTTCATTAATGGATGATAAAGGAATGTATGTCTGTAGAGGTCCATATTCTAAAACATCTAGTATCTCGTTACACGTTCTCGAtg AACAAAAGTCTAGCGTTGATAAACGGG attttgcGAATGATTCAGCAATTTCCAGATATTCATTTCAATGGAAGCATCATTGTTGTGTATTTTTATTCAGTTTATCTGCAACCTTAACATCACACATTTGGTTAACTATAAGATGA
- the LOC139519249 gene encoding uncharacterized protein, translating into MDGFHHELSEDDMILSQVLETLEDEMELRNVNIEDFFGEFPSNVLDENASGDLINTSAVSVDLGLDLDLWLQVPSENGKIQNVKDEKPKDQEQGVKPRFAEMTDNEIDTLIEDAENKNTKKTTKWAVNVYEDWKNSKIGSGLIIPNRKDLSVQDINSILGKFVVEVRKKNGEKYPAKTLYLLVTGLLRGMRSQGVSNLNFLNESDDRFLRFRQILDAQMKKLTADGYGINVKQADPISVEQEEILWDKSVFGNHSSESFFLNKLIQKIQKMHLMFQNQKENIEDCQATALFKTACSIL; encoded by the exons ATGGATGGATTTCATCATGAATTATCGGAGGATGATATGATCTTATCACAAGTATTAGAAACATTGGAGGATGAAATGGAACTGAGAAATGTAAATATAGAGGACTTTTTTGGAGAGTTTCCTAGTAATGTGTTGGATGAGAATGCATCTGGAGATTTAATCAACACCTCAGCTGTTTCAGTTGACCTAGGACTAGACTTAGATCTATGGTTGCAAGTTCCTTCGGAAAACGGAAAGATCCAAAATGTCAAG GATGAAAAACCTAAAGATCAGGAACAAGGAGTCAAACCAAGGTTTGCAGAAATGACAGACAATGAAATTGATACACTTATTGAAGATGCTgagaacaaaaacacaaagaaaaccACAAAATGGGCAGTTAATGTCTATGAAGACTGGAAGAATTCTAAAATTGGTAGTGGTTTAATTATACCAAACCGGAAGGATTTGTCTGTTCAAGATATTAACAGCATTTTAGGAAAATTTGTAGTAGAAGTTCGAAAAAAGAATGGAGAGAAATATCCTGCGAAAACACTTTATCTTCTTGTAACTGGACTTCTAAGAGGAATGCGGTCACAAGGTGTTTCTAATCTTAACTTTTTGAACGAGTCTGATGACAGATTTCTGAGGTTTAGACAAATACTTGACGCACAGATGAAAAAATTAACAGCAGATGGGTATGGTATAAATGTTAAACAAGCAGATCCAATTTCAGTTGAACAGGAAGAAATTTTGTGGGACAAGTCTGTGTTTGGTAATCATTCATCCGAAAGTTTTTTCCTGAACAAGTTGATACAGAAAATACAGAAAATGCATTTAATGTTTCAAAACCAGAAGGAAAATATCGAGGACTGCCAAGCAACAGCTCTTTTCAAAACTGCGTGTTCAATTTTGTAA